One segment of Salvia splendens isolate huo1 chromosome 20, SspV2, whole genome shotgun sequence DNA contains the following:
- the LOC121781083 gene encoding pectinesterase-like, translated as MEPSKYIVLVLFLAITCLCQVSWAGNEAYEEVVRGQCGYTRYPTLCGQTLTRLGSRDPNVDFLSVLVNETISQTKMPQIHSFASNSISPNYQLVQTAMDYCHELMEMSLNRLNQAIQLIQKSPKTHKSDIQTWLSAALTFQETCRDTIHDHSQAAEMYTKIDHLSKLTSNSLALANRITAKGRRLLQGGDFPAWVSAADRKLLQSNTVKADAVVAKDGSGDFKSVGEAINAAGGGRYVIYVKAGTYNEKISTNKDGITLIGDGKYATIITAGTSVGKGASLKGSATFTVHGDGFIARDIGFENTAGPEGHQAIALALASDRSVLYRCSISSYQDTLYALSLRQFYRECDIRGTIDYIFGNAVAVFQSCSLIFRRPRPGASFNAILANGRTDPGQNTGFSVHNCRITVGPDFSTSKGSFALYLGRPWKAYSRAVVMQSNIAGEVSRRGWVEWEGSSGSTYKTLYFAEYGNMGPGAATAGRVGWPGFHVITTPDATKFTVANFIGGTSWLPSAGIPFDAGL; from the exons ATGGAGCCATCTAAATATATTGTACTTGTATTATTTTTAGCAATAACATGTTTGTGTCAAGTGTCATGGGCAGGGAATGAAGCATATGAAGAGGTTGTGAGGGGTCAATGTGGTTATACAAGATATCCAACATTGTGTGGCCAAACTTTGACAAGATTAGGATCAAGGGATCCAAATGTTGATTTTTTGTCAGTTCTTGTTAATGAGACCATCTCACAGACCAAGATGCCTCAAATCCATTCATTTGCCTCTAACTCCATCTCCCCAAACTACCAACTCGTCCAAACTGCCATGG ACTACTGCCACGAACTCATGGAGATGTCTCTGAATCGGCTGAACCAAGCAATACAACTAATCCAAAAATCTCCCAAAACCCACAAATCCGACATCCAAACATGGCTGAGCGCCGCCCTCACCTTCCAAGAAACCTGCCGAGACACAATCCACGACCACtcgcaggcggccgagatgtaCACCAAAATCGACCATCTCTCCAAGCTCACCAGCAACTCCCTCGCCCTGGCCAACCGCATCACGGCGAAGGGGCGGAGGCTTCTCCAGGGGGGGGATTTCCCGGCGTGGGTGTCCGCCGCGGACAGGAAGCTGCTGCAGAGCAATACGGTGAAGGCGGACGCGGTGGTGGCCAAGGACGGGAGTGGGGATTTCAAGAGCGTGGGGGAGGCGATCAACGCCGCCGGAGGGGGGCGATATGTGATATATGTGAAGGCCGGGACTTATAATGAGAAAATCAGTACGAACAAAGATGGGATCACCTTGATCGGCGATGGCAAATATGCTACCATCATCACTGCTGGGACAAGTGTGGGGAAGGGGGCTTCACTCAAGGGCTCCGCCACTTTTA CCGTGCACGGCGACGGATTCATAGCCCGGGACATCGGGTTCGAGAACACGGCGGGGCCGGAGGGGCACCAGGCCATCGCCCTTGCATTAGCCTCGGACCGGTCCGTCCTGTACCGGTGCAGCATCTCGAGCTACCAAGACACCCTCTACGCCCTCTCCCTCCGCCAGTTCTACCGCGAGTGCGACATCCGCGGCACCATCGACTACATCTTCGGCAACGCCGTGGCCGTCTTCCAGAGCTGCAGCCTCATCTTCCGCCGCCCCCGCCCGGGCGCCTCCTTCAACGCCATCCTCGCCAACGGCCGCACCGACCCGGGCCAGAACACGGGCTTCTCCGTCCACAACTGCAGGATCACCGTGGGCCCCGACTTCTCCACTTCCAAGGGATCCTTCGCCCTGTATTTGGGGCGGCCGTGGAAGGCGTATTCCAGGGCCGTCGTGATGCAGAGCAACATCGCCGGCGAGGTCTCCCGCCGGGGATGGGTCGAGTGGGAGGGCTCCAGTGGCTCCACCTACAAGACGCTGTATTTTGCTGAGTACGGGAATATGGGGCCAGGGGCCGCCACCGCTGGCAGGGTGGGCTGGCCCGGGTTTCATGTTATTACCACGCCGGATGCTACCAAATTTACGGTGGCTAACTTCATTGGCGGTACTTCTTGGCTGCCCTCGGCCGGCATCCCGTTTGACGCCGGCCTATAA